A segment of the Paracoccus suum genome:
TGCAATGCGGGCGCGTTGAAGCGGCTTTTCGACAAATCGCAGTTCGCTGTCAGCAACGAAGAGACGCGCTATTACCTGAACGGCGTCTACATGCATGTCGCGCAGGGCGATGACGGGCCCGGCCTGCGCTGCGTCGCGACCGACGGGCACCGGTTGGCGCGGATCGACGGCCCGCTGCCGGACAACGCCGGCGACATGCCGGGCGTGATCGTGCCGCGCAAGACGGTCGCCGAACTGCTGCGGCTCCTGGGACAGGTGCCCGAGGACAGCCCGATCGCCGTCTCGGTCAGCGAGACCAAGGTCCGCTTTGCGACCCCGGCCGTGACGCTGACCAGCAAGGTCATCGACGGCACCTTCCCCGATTACGCGCGCGTCATCCCCTCGGGCAACACCCGCCGACTGGAGGTTGATGCCAGCGATTTTGCCCGCGCCGTGGACCGCGTCGCGACCGTGTCGTCCGAGCGTTCGCGCGCGGTCAAGCTGGCACTTGACGAGGATCGCCTCGTGCTGTCGGTCACGGCGCCCGACGCTGGCGCCGCCCAGGAAGAGCTTCCGGTCGCCTATGACGCCGGCGCCCTGGAGATCGGCTTCAACGCGAAATACCTCAAGGAAATTGCCGATCAGGTCGACCACGAGAACGCGGTTTTCCTGTTCAACGGCCCTGGCGATGCCGCGCTGATCCGCGAAGGCGGAGACATGTCCGCGGTCTATGTCGTGATGCCGATGCGCGTGTGAGCCTGTCGCGGCTGACGCTGGCGCAGTTCCGGTCCTGGCCGCGGCTGGATCTGCCGCTGGACGGCCGGCCGGTCGCGATCTTTGGCGCGAATGGCTCGGGCAAGACCAATATCCTCGAGGCGGTGTCCATGCTCTCGCCAGGACGCGGGCTTCGAGGGGCAACGCCGGGCGATCAGGCGCGGCAAGGCGTTGGCGCGGGCTGGCGTGTCCGCGCGGAAATGGGCGGGCGGATGGTTGAAACCGGCGCTGCGCCCGGCGAGCCGCGAGGCGTGATGATCGACGAGAAGGCGGCTCCGCAATCGACGCTGGGCAGCCTTGCGCGGATCATCTGGCTGGTGCCTGCCATGGACCGGCTGTGGACCGATGCACCGGAGGGGCGGCGGCGGTTCCTCGACCGCCTGACCCTCAGCTTCGAGCCGGGGCACGCCGAGGCTGCGCTGACCTATGACAAGGCCATGCGTGAGCGAAACCGGCTGCTGCGGGACGAGGTGGGCGACCCCGGCTGGTATCGTGCGCTGGAGGCGCAGATGGCCGAGGCGGGAGCGACGGTGACCGCCAACCGCCTGGCCGCACTGTCCCGGATCGCAGGCGCGCAGGAGGCAGGCGATCCCCAGGATTTCCCCGCCGCCGTGCTGTCCCTGCTGCCGGGTGAAGGCTTTGCCAATGATCCCGACCCCCAGGCTCTGGCGATAAGGTTGGCGGATGGCCGGCGTCGCGATCTCGCCGCCGGACGCACGCTGATCGGCCCGCATCGCGCCGATCTGGGCGCCGTCTGGGGACCGCAGGACATGCCGGCTGCGCTGGCCTCGACCGGCGAGCAGAAGGCGCTGCTGCTGTCGCTGATCCTCGCCAATGCGCGCGCGTTGGCCGGCGAGACTGTGGTCCTGCTGCTCGACGAGGTGGCTGCACATCTGGATGCTGGACGGCGCGCGGCGCTGCACGCGCGCATCTGCGCGCTGCCGGCGCAGAGCCTGCTGACCGGCACCGGGCGCGAGCTGTTCGAGGCGCTGGAGGGGCGAGCCGCGATGGTCGAGGTGGAGAAGCTGGAGGGCGCCAGCCGCGCCCGCGTCGAATGAGCCCAACCCCCCGAATTTCCCGCCTTTACCGTGACATTCCCCGCCCGCACCCCTATAACATATAGGTCAAGGTCAGGACCAAGAACGCATGAGCGCAGCGACCCCCCAGCCGGCTGAGTACGGCGCCGATTCCATCAAGGTTCTCAAGGGACTGGAGGCCGTCCGAAAGCGGCCTGGCATGTATATCGGCGACACCGACGACGGCAGCGGCCTGCACCATATGGTGTATGAGGTCGTGGACAACGGCATCGACGAGGCGCTGGGCGGTCATGCTGACTACGTCCACGTCAAGATCAACGCCGACAGCAGCGTCAGCGTCCGCGACAACGGCCGCGGAATTCCGACCGCCGTCCACAAATCCGAGGGCGTGAGCGCGGCCGAGGTCATCATGACCCAGCTGCATGCCGGCGGGAAATTTGACCAGAACAGCTACAAGGTCTCGGGCGGCCTGCACGGGGTGGGCGTCTCGGTCGTAAATGCGCTGTCCGACTGGCTGGAGCTGCGGATCTGGCGCGATGGCAAGGAGCATTTCGTCCGCTTCGAGCATGGCGAAACAGTCGAGCCGCTTCGCGTCGTCGGCGATGCCGGGGACGAGACCGGCACCGAGGTCCGCTTCCTGGCCTCATCGCGGCAGACCAGCGAGGAGGGTACGTTCTCGAACCTCGATTACGTGGTCAAGACGCTGGAAAACCGCCTGCGCGAGTTGGCCTTTCTGAACAGCGGCGTGCGCATCATCCTCGAGGATGACCGCCCGGCCGAGCCGGTCCATATCGAACTGTTCTACGAAGGCGGCGTGCGCGAATTCGTGCGCTATCTCGACCGCAGCAAGACCCCGGTCATGCCCGACCCGATCTATATCACCGGCGAAAAAGGCGGCATCGGTGTCGAAGTCGCGATGTGGTGGAACGACAGCTACCACGAGACGGTGCTGCCCTTCACGAACAACATCCCGCAGCGCGATGGCGGAACACACTTGGCCGGCTTTCGCGGGGCGCTGACCCGCGTGATCAACGCCTATGCCCAGACCAGCGGCATCGCCAAGCGTGAGAAGGTGGATTTCACCGGCGATGACGCACGCGAGGGGCTGACCTGCGTGTTGTCGGTGAAGGTGCCTGACCCGAAATTCTCTAGCCAGACCAAGGACAAGCTCGTCAGCA
Coding sequences within it:
- the dnaN gene encoding DNA polymerase III subunit beta, encoding MKVSIERAVLVKAVAQAQSVVERRNTIPILGNVLIEAEGSDVTFRATDLDTEIVDRVPAQVERAGATTVNAVMLNEIARKLPDGALVGLTLEPTTGRLTVEAGRTTFSLATLPREDFPVMASSEYAANFSCNAGALKRLFDKSQFAVSNEETRYYLNGVYMHVAQGDDGPGLRCVATDGHRLARIDGPLPDNAGDMPGVIVPRKTVAELLRLLGQVPEDSPIAVSVSETKVRFATPAVTLTSKVIDGTFPDYARVIPSGNTRRLEVDASDFARAVDRVATVSSERSRAVKLALDEDRLVLSVTAPDAGAAQEELPVAYDAGALEIGFNAKYLKEIADQVDHENAVFLFNGPGDAALIREGGDMSAVYVVMPMRV
- the recF gene encoding DNA replication/repair protein RecF (All proteins in this family for which functions are known are DNA-binding proteins that assist the filamentation of RecA onto DNA for the initiation of recombination or recombinational repair.); amino-acid sequence: MSLSRLTLAQFRSWPRLDLPLDGRPVAIFGANGSGKTNILEAVSMLSPGRGLRGATPGDQARQGVGAGWRVRAEMGGRMVETGAAPGEPRGVMIDEKAAPQSTLGSLARIIWLVPAMDRLWTDAPEGRRRFLDRLTLSFEPGHAEAALTYDKAMRERNRLLRDEVGDPGWYRALEAQMAEAGATVTANRLAALSRIAGAQEAGDPQDFPAAVLSLLPGEGFANDPDPQALAIRLADGRRRDLAAGRTLIGPHRADLGAVWGPQDMPAALASTGEQKALLLSLILANARALAGETVVLLLDEVAAHLDAGRRAALHARICALPAQSLLTGTGRELFEALEGRAAMVEVEKLEGASRARVE